The genomic segment CAAACTTCTTTCCTTAAATCGAGACGTCTTTGCACCTCCTCATTCGGGATGGTTTCTGAGATGGTATTCGCTTCTTCTTCAACTTTTCGGGAAAATCTGGTGGGCAGGTCAAGGGATTTTACAACTGAAATAACATCGACCCCCGGCTCATCCGGAAATCCCAAAACCTCAACGATTTTTCCTTCGGGGTTGAGGCGTTCATCTTCCCAGTCGGTTATTTTAACCACGACTTTTTGTCCGGATTTTGCCTTTAAATTATCGGAATCATGAACAAAAATATCGCGGGTAATTTTCAGCTCGTCCGGAATGACAAATCCGAATTTTTTGCTCTTTTTATAAGTTCCCACGATACTTTGACGCCCGCGTTCCTTGATTTCAACGACCCGGCCTTCCCGGCTTCTGCCTTGAGATTTAGCAAAAAGCTGAGCGCGCACGGTGTCGCCATTCAAGGCGATGCCCATATTTTTTTGACTGATGAAAACGTCTTCTTCGCCTTCCCCGGTTATTAAAAAACCGTACCCCTGGGTTTTCACATGCAGCTCGCCTTCCAAAACAGTTGCCCGTTTCATGGTGCCAAAATTATTGCCCTTATATTTGGCAATTTTACCTTCGGCGGCCATCTGTTTTAAACCATCGCGGAATTGTATGTAATCCGATTTTGGAATGCCGACTTTGCGAGCGAGCTCTTTGGGCTTAAAAGTTCTGGCGGGATTTTGAGCGAGAAGGGTGGTTGCTCTTTTGAGGGTGGTTTTATTCAAATTATTTTTATAGTGACGATTCTCGAGTTTTCCAGTAACCAGGTTTTCGCTGAAGATGAGTTACTGCTATAATAAAAATTAGTTCAGAATCAATTCGATAAATCAAACCATAAGGAAAATGGTTAACAAGTAACGTCTATATTCTTCTTCATAAACCGGCCAGGCCATCGGAAATATTTTTATCTTTGCTATGGCCTCTTCTATATCGTCAAGAAATCTCTCACCAAGTCCTTCAACTCTATTTTCATAATACCGAGAAGCTGCTTTTAGTTCATGATCAGCTTCATCGTGAAATTCTACTCTGTGCATCTGAGTTGATCGCGAGCTTCTCTTAGAACTTGATCCACAGGTTTTAAAACTGCTTTACCAGATCTTATCTCTCTGTCCCTTTTCCGAATTTCCTGAAGCCAAGCCGACCTGATATCTTCGTCCTCTTTTTCATCCAAACTTTGAATAAGTATTTCTGCTAATTCGGCTCGTTCTTCTGTTGGTAAAGACAGCGTTTCAGAGGTTATTTTTTCAAACTGTGTCATTT from the candidate division KSB1 bacterium genome contains:
- a CDS encoding type II toxin-antitoxin system RelE/ParE family toxin, whose product is MHRVEFHDEADHELKAASRYYENRVEGLGERFLDDIEEAIAKIKIFPMAWPVYEEEYRRYLLTIFLMV
- a CDS encoding addiction module protein; protein product: MTQFEKITSETLSLPTEERAELAEILIQSLDEKEDEDIRSAWLQEIRKRDREIRSGKAVLKPVDQVLREARDQLRCTE